A section of the Bacillota bacterium genome encodes:
- a CDS encoding glycosyltransferase family 2 protein: MSRLISVIIPAYNEGSTVASTVRAARAGVVACGFPCEVLVVDDGSVDTTAQAAEAAGARVVSLGRRSGKGAALTEGVWQTTGDVVAFLDADLGDSASEVEKLIAPVVRGEVDMTIARFRRTRRGTAAGGFGIVKGMAKTGIRCLAGLWVSAPLSGQRAARRDVVLALTPFESGFGVEVGMTIDAARRGYRIAEVDCEMSHRATGRDFAGFLHRGRQLYWVTRALACRALRVPRT; the protein is encoded by the coding sequence GTGAGCAGGCTCATCTCCGTGATCATCCCCGCTTACAATGAGGGGTCCACGGTAGCCTCCACCGTCCGGGCGGCCCGCGCAGGCGTCGTGGCATGCGGCTTTCCATGCGAAGTACTGGTCGTCGATGACGGGTCCGTTGACACAACCGCACAGGCGGCCGAGGCTGCGGGAGCCCGCGTCGTGAGTCTGGGACGGCGGTCGGGCAAAGGCGCGGCCCTCACCGAAGGCGTGTGGCAGACGACTGGAGACGTAGTGGCCTTCCTCGATGCCGATCTGGGGGATAGCGCGTCCGAGGTGGAAAAGCTCATCGCGCCGGTAGTGCGAGGCGAGGTCGACATGACGATCGCTAGGTTCAGGCGGACACGGCGAGGGACCGCGGCGGGTGGGTTCGGCATAGTCAAGGGCATGGCGAAGACGGGCATCAGGTGCCTCGCGGGCCTTTGGGTGTCTGCGCCTCTGTCAGGGCAGCGGGCTGCAAGGCGCGACGTCGTGCTTGCGCTCACGCCGTTTGAGAGCGGTTTCGGTGTGGAGGTCGGTATGACGATCGACGCGGCGAGGCGCGGATACCGCATCGCGGAGGTCGATTGCGAGATGTCGCACCGGGCGACGGGCAGGGACTTCGCAGGGTTCCTCCATAGGGGCAGGCAGTTGTATTGGGTGACGAGGGCCCTCGCCTGTCGCGCTCTTCGCGTCCCGAGGACGTGA